In a single window of the Deltaproteobacteria bacterium genome:
- a CDS encoding RnfABCDGE type electron transport complex subunit G, which produces MMELVRMVVVLSAITGLAGFVLSGLKVWTNPIIEEQVLMNVQGPALKQIFLHGTNDPIADRKVLPKPGAEGETVTVFPTIKDGKLLAVAFEGAGKGYGGDVNVLVGFDVSSDALVGICVTTHKETPGLGSRIQEPAFSKQFKGKDPAKASLKKDGGDIDAISGATFSSIGTADAVKQAAGWYAALKDTIKTSW; this is translated from the coding sequence ATGATGGAACTTGTACGCATGGTGGTAGTGCTTTCCGCCATCACCGGATTGGCGGGTTTTGTCCTGTCCGGCTTGAAGGTTTGGACGAATCCCATCATCGAGGAACAGGTCCTGATGAATGTCCAGGGTCCGGCCCTGAAGCAGATTTTTTTGCATGGCACCAATGACCCCATCGCAGACCGCAAGGTTCTGCCCAAACCCGGAGCCGAGGGAGAGACGGTCACGGTTTTTCCAACCATCAAGGATGGCAAATTGTTGGCCGTTGCCTTTGAGGGCGCGGGAAAAGGTTATGGCGGTGATGTCAATGTCCTGGTGGGGTTTGACGTGTCCTCGGATGCACTGGTTGGAATTTGCGTGACCACGCACAAGGAAACTCCAGGCCTTGGTTCGCGGATTCAAGAGCCTGCGTTTTCCAAGCAATTCAAGGGCAAGGACCCGGCCAAGGCCAGTCTCAAGAAGGATGGCGGCGATATCGACGCCATATCTGGGGCTACGTTTTCTTCCATCGGCACAGCCGACGCGGTCAAGCAGGCCGCCGGCTGGTATGCGGCCCTCAAGGATACCATCAAGACTTCCTGGTAG
- a CDS encoding electron transport complex subunit E translates to MANMMQEFTKGLWKELPPFRLVLGLCPTLAVTNTANNGLGMGAAVIFVLALSNVIISLVRNIIPKKVRIVCFIAIAASLVVAVEMLMQAFAYPLYEQLGIFVPLIVVNCIILGRAEAFAAKNPPLLSLADGLGMGIGFTISLTFLGAIRELFGAGCLFGVSLFGPDFHPFTFMVQAPGAFVCLGLILAGMNYLNLWQAKRKGLELDPNFDAGCAGCAACKAMDKIAAQKKLERLQPAKG, encoded by the coding sequence ATGGCTAATATGATGCAAGAATTCACCAAAGGGCTCTGGAAAGAGCTTCCCCCGTTTCGGCTGGTGCTTGGTCTTTGTCCTACACTGGCGGTGACAAACACCGCCAACAATGGGTTGGGCATGGGGGCAGCGGTTATTTTTGTTCTCGCTTTGTCCAATGTGATCATTTCATTGGTACGGAACATTATTCCCAAAAAAGTTCGGATTGTTTGTTTTATCGCTATCGCGGCATCGCTGGTCGTGGCCGTGGAAATGCTCATGCAGGCTTTTGCGTATCCACTCTATGAGCAGCTGGGCATTTTTGTCCCCCTGATCGTTGTCAACTGTATCATTCTCGGACGGGCTGAAGCCTTTGCCGCAAAAAATCCTCCCTTGCTATCCTTGGCGGATGGGTTGGGCATGGGGATAGGCTTCACCATCTCCTTGACATTTTTGGGCGCCATTCGCGAGCTTTTCGGCGCCGGATGCTTGTTCGGCGTTTCTTTGTTTGGTCCGGATTTTCATCCCTTCACTTTCATGGTTCAGGCCCCGGGAGCTTTTGTTTGTCTGGGGTTGATCTTGGCCGGGATGAATTATTTGAATCTGTGGCAAGCCAAGCGCAAGGGCCTCGAACTTGATCCCAATTTCGACGCTGGTTGTGCCGGCTGC